The following are encoded in a window of Phaseolus vulgaris cultivar G19833 chromosome 3, P. vulgaris v2.0, whole genome shotgun sequence genomic DNA:
- the LOC137839303 gene encoding uncharacterized protein: protein MSKAVKDAVKKLQEENSALKESNLIAQAEVGKLSCHLTMAELEHSRLEDTMDAELRSTRREASALRQKLQLQAQEKIELESKLVPYRLKVTNLEAAMKANATKVENLEKRSADREVLLGKVEKERDDTKAELGITQEENTRIVAEQAQAREENKKATEELAQAKG from the coding sequence ATGTCAAAAGCTGTGAAGGACGCCGTCAAGAAGCTCCAAGAAGAAAACTCAGCGCTCAAGGAGTCAAACTTAATAGCACAGGCTGAGGTGGGAAAGCTCTCATGCCACTTGACGATGGCCGAGTTGGAGCACTCGAGGCTGGAGGATACGATGGATGCTGAGCTCAGGAGCACGCGCCGGGAAGCCTCTGCCCTTCGCCAGAAATTGCAGCTCCAAGCGcaagaaaagattgaactggagagcaagttggtcccttacaggctcaaggtgaCCAACTTGGAGGCTGCGATGAAGGCGAATGCGACCAAAGTAGAAAACCTCGAAAAAAGGTCGGCagatcgggaggttctccttgggaaagtcgagaaggagagggacgacaccaAGGCTGAGCTCGGCATAACTCAAGAGGAAAACACGAGGATTGTTGCAGAGCAGGCCCAGGCTcgggaggaaaacaaaaaaGCTACGGAAGAGCTTGCTCAGGCTAAGGGCTGA